Below is a genomic region from Cetobacterium sp. ZOR0034.
TACATATTTTTTACAACTCAGAGAATTTTAGAAACTAAAGATAGTGAGATGAGCTTTTTAAAATTATTGAATGAAGTTTCTATTTTAGGTGGGAAAATATCTGTAGGAGTAGGCTATGCTGAGAGTATTCAAGAAGCATCTGTTAATGCAAAAAAAGCCTTAAATATAAGTTTGATGAATGAAAAAGGTGAAGTTTATCTTTTTTCTGATAATAAAATAAGAGGCCCTCTTTATAAAAAAAATAGATATGACTATGTCACAAAAATAAGTGATAGTATAGAAAAAGAAGCGAAAAAAATTGGAATAACAGCAAAATATCTTTCTAAGATAAGAGCGTTACAAGAAAGTTTTAGAAAGAAAGAGTTTACAAGTAAAGAGTTGGCAGAACTTTTAGAAATAACAGAAAGAAGTGTAAATAGAATTGTAAAACCAATAATTGATAATGGATTTGCAGAGATTTTTGAGTATGAAGTATGCTCTAAAGCTGGGCGTCCTAGAAGAGTTATAAAATTTAAATTTTAACATAAGTTATATAGAAAGGATTTGGGATATTAAAGGACCAAATCCTTTTTTTATTCCTTTATTTTTAAGTTTACAAACACTTAAAGTTCTGAAATGGAACAATAAAATTTGTTTTAAAATAAAAAATTCGAAAAAAACCTTGACATAATATCAAAAAAATAGTATTATTTCATTGTTGAAATTAAGGGCCTATTAAAGACAAAGTCTTATAGGGAAAAAATTAAATTAAGGAAGAGTGAGTACTATGAACAAGAACACAATTAATGTTTTTTTAGTTGTAACAATTATTTCACTAGTTTGTGAGAAAATTGGAAAAATTCAATTGGGAAAAGTAGCGTTATTCCCAATGTTATTTGCGGTTATTATTGGAATGGCATTAACACCAGATTTATTAGGAAAAAAAGTAGCAAAATTGAGAGAGATTATTGGAGAGAAAGAGATGAAGATAGCTAGTGATATGGTTATGTTGATTCTTTTAATGTTAGGGATAAAGTTAGGAACTTTCGTAGGTCCTAATTTAGATAAAATTATCCAAGCTGGACCAGCATTTTTAGCTCAAGAGTTTGGACATGTTTTAGCTCCATTAGTAGCAGTTCCATTGGCTTTAAAATTAGGATTAAATAGAGAAGCAATAGGAGCTGGATCAAGTATTAGTAGAGAAGCTTCACTTGGAGTAATTGGAGAAAAATATGGAATAGCCTCACCAGAAGGAAGTGGAGTTTTAGGAGTATACTTAGCAGGAACAATTGTAGGAACAATATACTTTGGAATCTTAGGATCATTATCTATTTACTCAGGGTTACATCCGTTAGCTTTAGGAATGGCTTGTGGGGTAGGAAGTGGAAGTATGATGACAGCAGCAGCTTCATCGTTAGCTGAAGTTGTTGGACCAGAGTATGCAGAACAGGTATTTGCATACGCATCAACAAGTAATATGTTATCAGGATTAACAGGAGTTAATATCCTTGTATTTATATCATTACCATTCACAGAGTGGTATTATAAAAAACTATCTCCAAAGTTTGCAAAAAAGGAAGTGAAACAAAATGCGTAGTTTAGATCTTAAAAAATATATATTATACTTTATACTTATGTCGATAACAGGAGTTATCGTATTAGCAGGGCAAGCTATAGGATTACAAAAACAGTTTATAGGTGCAATACCAGGAATGTTTTTAATCATTGCTTTAGCATTACTATGTTTTGCTGTAAAGGATGCTTTTCCAAAGTTCCCACTACCAGCATATGCATTATCAACAATAGTTGGAATGATTGTAAGTATTCCAGCGTTACCAATTGCAAAATTCTTTGCACCACAAATAGGAACAGTTGAATTTATGCCACTTTGTACACCTCTATTAGCTTTTGCAGGAATATCTGTGGGAGATAAAATAGAGCAACTGAAAGCGATGTCTTGGAAGATTGTAATAATCGCAGTAGTAGTATTTACTACAATATTCTTCGCATGTGCTTTAATAGCTCAAACGGTATTAAAGTTACAAGGAGCAATTTAATTATAAAAATCGATTAAGATTTACTTAGGGTTAAGGAGAAAACTATGAACTTAAATGAAATTAAAGAGAGAGTAATAAAAGCTATTGATGAAAATAGAGAAGTTATTTTACAAGCTGGAAAGGCTATGTATGATAATCCAGAATTTGGATATAAAGAGTTTAAAGGAACAGAGATAGTTTCAAACTACTTTAAAAATGAGTTAGGGTTAGAAGTTGAAGAAGGGATTGCATACACAGGATGTAGAGCAAGATCTAATAAAGATATAGAGGGTCCTAAAGTTGCTATTCTAGGAGAACTAGATGCAATATCATGTAGTGATCATGCTGATTCTAATGAGTTAGGAGCAGTTCACGCTTGTGGTCATCATATCCAAATTGCTGGAATGTTAGGTGCAGCAACAGGACTTGTAAAATCTGGTATTTTAGCAGAGCTAGGTGGAAAAGTAGATTTTATGGCAACTCCAGCAGAAGAGTTCGTAGAGTTAGGGTATAGAACTAAATTAAGAGAAGAAGGAAAGATAAAATACTTCGGTGGAAAGCAAGAGATGATATATAACGGTTCATTTGATGATGTTGATATGGCTGTAATGTTCCACGCTTTAGATTTAGGAGATAAAAAAGTTTTAACAGGACCAGTGAGTAATGGATTTATAGGAAAAACTGTTAAATTTATAGGAAAAGAATCTCATGCAGGATCAGCTCCTCACGAAGGGATAAATGCTTTAAATGCAGCGATGTTAGGAATTAATAATGTACACGCTCAAAGAGAAACGTTTAAAGATAGCGATAGAGTTAGATTCCATCCTATTATAACAAAAGGTGGAGATATAGTTAACTCTGTACCAGCTGATGTAAGAATGGAAGCATATGTAAGAGCTAGAACAATCGAAGGAATGATTGATGCTAATAAAAAAGTAAATAGAGGATTAACAGCAGGAGCATATGCTGTAGGTGCAGAGATAGAAATAACTGAACTTCCAGGATATTTACCAATATTAAAGCATGATTCAATGGAAGATGTTTTAGAGGGTAACTTAGAGTATTTAGGATTGAAAGATGATATGATAAAAGGTGGAGACTTTACAGGGTCATTTGATTTTGGAGATGTATCACACATAATGCCAACGTTACATCCTATGTTCGGTGGAATTAATGGAGCTCTTCATACAAGAGAGTTTAAAACTGTTGATGATGAAATTGCAATTTTAATGCCAGCTAAGGCTTTAGCTTTAACAGTTGTAGATCTATTATTTGCGGAAGGTAAAAAAGCAAAAGAAATTTTAGATAACTTTAAACCAGTTATGACAAAAGAGCAATACTTAGAATTCATGCAATCAAATGATAAAGTTATAAAAGCTTAATAAAAATAGTAACTTATTTTAATAATTTCTCATATGGAAGAGGCTAGAAAACTAGCCTCTTTTTGTTATATTCAAACAATTTCATAACACTGTTTTGTAAAATGGCAAACAATTTCATAACAGTGATATATAATAAAGTGTTTGTATTTGTTTGTTTTATGAGATATAATATAGGATGTGTTTAAAAATAACATAACATATAGGAGAATTATTATGGGAAGAAAACCTAATTTTAGTAGGGATGAAATATTAGAGAGTGCATATGAAATTTTAAATAATGAGAACTTAAAAGAGGTTACAGCAAGAAATGTAGCAAAAAAATTGGGAGTTTCTACAATCGCAATTTATTCAGCATTTAAATCTATGGATGAATTAAAGAATGAACTTTCAAAAAAAGCAAAAACAAAACTTTTTGAATATACAAAACGTGATTATACAGATTTATCTCTTTTAAACATAGGGATAGGGATATGTCTTTTTGCAAAAGAGGAGAAAGCACTATTTAGAACTATTTTTTTAAGAGAAGGATTACCTAGAGAGTTTATGGATGAGATTATGGATGACTTTAGAAATCTTATTTACAATGGATTTAATAACAATAAAGAGTATAATCAATTTCCTGTAGATATAATTGAATGGGTTATAAAAAAAGGTTGGTATTTTTCACATGGATATGCAACTTTAATTTGTACAGGTTTTTATCCAGAAATAGAATTTGAAACATTTAAAACAGAGGTTATAGAAATGGGAAACCTACTAATAAATAAAGCTTTAGAAATGACGAAGGAGAGAGAGAATGAAATTTAAACAACAATTAATGATATTAGGAGTAATACTATCAGTAAATAGTTTTGCAGGAAGTATAGATTATCTTTCACAACAAGATGCAGAGTATTTAGCACATCCAGCTATGGTAGGTAAAATTGGAGTATCAGGAGCTTATTATAATCCAGCGGGACTAGTTTGGTTAGAAGATGGAACGTATATTCAAGTTAACAATCAAACACATTTGAAAGACTATAGTATGGAGTATAATGGAGAAAAGTTTAAAAGTGATAAAGCATCACCAGCTGTTCCAAGTGTACAAATTGTAAAAAAAGCTGGAGATACAGCATACTTTTTCCATGCAGGAGCGATAGCTGGTGGAGGTAGTGTTGCTTATGGTGGAGGAATAGCTACTTTTCCTGAGATAGCAGATAAATTTGAAGGAATGTTAGGTGAAAAATTCGAAGCAAAATTTTTATCAGGTTCCACAATTCATGGACAATCATATTATGTTGCTTTTCAAGGGGGAATAGCAAGAAAGTTTAACGAAACTTGGAGTGGAGCAGTTGGATTGAGATTGATTGATGCAGAAAGAAAGTTTAAAGGTGAAGGAAACTTTGAAATTGCATACAAGGATATTCCAAACTTAAAAGTAAATCCTAAGTTTGATATAGATTCAGAAAGAACAGCTTTTGGAGCTTCTGGAATATTTGGATTAAACTATCATCCAAATGACAAATTTAATCTAGCTATGAGATATGAAACAGAAACAAAGTTAGATTTTGATAATAAAGAATCTAAATTAAGAAAAGGTTTTAAGGATTCTGTAGGGGTATTGGGAGATAAGTTTTATGATATAATTGGAAAAGATCCAGCTATAAAGCAGTGGATGTCAGAGGGAAGTGGAAGAAGAAATTTACCGGCAGTAGCAGCTTTAGGAGCCTCTTATAAAGTAACAGAAAAAACTACTTTATTAGCTTCAGGTAACTACTACTTTATAAAAGAAGCTGGAGATGATTTAGGAAACTTTGATCACTACGATAATGGTTATGAAGTGGCGGTAGGAGTAGACTATGAACTAAATGAGAAGTGGACTCTTATGACAGGATATCAGTATACAAATACTGGAGCAAATGAGAAAACTTACACAGATACAGATTATGTTTTAGATGCTGATATGTATTCGATGGGAGCTAAGTACAAGTATAATTCTCAGCTTGATATAATGGGAACTTACTCATTTGTTCAATACAAAACTGATAAGAATTTAAAAGATATAACATATAAAAAGCGTGTTAGTGCAATTGGATTAGCAGCGATATATAAATTCTAATAAAAAAAGCAGATGACGTAAATCATCTGCTTTTATAATTTTAATCTCTATCTTTAACAGCTCTTTCAATTGTTCTTTGCTGATCTTTTTTAGCTAAAGAGTCACGTTTATCATAATTCTTTTTACCTCTAGCTAAGGCAATTTCAACTTTAACATATCCTTTTGAAAGGTGTATATTTAAAGGAACTATTGTATAACCTTTTTGTGTAACTTTCTCATGCAGTTTTTTTATTTCTCCTTTATGCAGAAGAAGTTTTCTAACTCTTCTTTCTTCGGGATTATAAACACTACCAAAAGACCAAGGAACTACAGTCATTCCCATTATAAAAATCTCTCCGTTGATTATTCTAATAAAAGCCTCTTTTATACTTGTTTTTCCAGCTTTGATAGATTTAACTTCACTTCCAACAAGTTCAATACCAGCTTCGAACTTATCTTCAATAAAATAATCAAAAAATGCTTTTTTGTTATTAGCTAATATCATAATTAAAATCTCCTTTCTTTTCTTCTCCCTGTATACTCTTGATGAAACTCAGTAGGAATAACTTCAATTTCAAGCATTTGTAAATCTGCTCTAACAGTTAAAATCTCCATTTTATCTCCTAAATGGAACTCTCTACCAGTATCTAAATCCTTCATCACATAGTCGTTTTCATTAAATTCATAGAAGTTTTGAGCAGTAGTTACATCCCAGAAACATTCTACGTGCTCCTCTGTTTCAAAGAATATCTTTTTATTGTTGAATCCAACGATAGTTGCTTTAAACTCATCTCCGATTTTATCAAGCATATACTCAACCACTTTTATTTTAACACTTTCATCCTCTATTTTCATAGCTTTTCTTTCTGTTTGAGATATATGAGTAGTAACCTCAGGAAGATAATTTATTAAAGTACCATATTGTTTTTTAGTAGGGTATCCATTTAAAGCAATATTTAGAATTCTATGAATTAGTAAATCAGCATATCTTCTAATTGGTGATGTAAAGTGTGTATAGTAATTAGATGACAATCCGAAGTGACCTAAGTTTTCAACTCCGTATCTAGCTTGTTTAAGTGACATTAAAATCATCTTATGTACAATCATATTTATTCCTCTGGCTTCAGAATCTTCTATTATAGATTGGAATTTTTTTGGATGCAGATCTTCAAAAGAGTGAATTTTATATCCAAATTTAGAAAGAGTATCACTTAGATTTTTAACTCTTTCAGGGTCAGGAGTTTCATGAACTCTGTAAACAGATGGCATCTCTAACCAGAAAAGTTTTTCTGCTACAGCTTCGTTGGCCATAATCATGAAATCTTCGATTATTCTTTCAGACTCTCCTCTTTCAATGTTTTTTAAATATTTAACTTTTTTATTCTCATCTAAAACAGCTTTAACTTCAGGTAGGTCAAAATCAATTGAACCTCTATTATATTTTATAGCTCTTATAATTTTAGAAAGTTCTAACATTGTAAACAGCATATCAACAATATCAGAGTATTTTTCTGTCATCTCAGGATCTTTAGCAATAATTTTATTTACATTAGTATAAGTCATTCTATGAGCTGTGTTGATTACTGATTTGTAAGTTTGTACATCGATTGCTCTTCCGTGTGAATCAATTAAAAGTTCAACAGAGAAAGTCAGTTTATCTTCATGT
It encodes:
- a CDS encoding TetR/AcrR family transcriptional regulator, giving the protein MGRKPNFSRDEILESAYEILNNENLKEVTARNVAKKLGVSTIAIYSAFKSMDELKNELSKKAKTKLFEYTKRDYTDLSLLNIGIGICLFAKEEKALFRTIFLREGLPREFMDEIMDDFRNLIYNGFNNNKEYNQFPVDIIEWVIKKGWYFSHGYATLICTGFYPEIEFETFKTEVIEMGNLLINKALEMTKERENEI
- the smpB gene encoding SsrA-binding protein SmpB; this translates as MILANNKKAFFDYFIEDKFEAGIELVGSEVKSIKAGKTSIKEAFIRIINGEIFIMGMTVVPWSFGSVYNPEERRVRKLLLHKGEIKKLHEKVTQKGYTIVPLNIHLSKGYVKVEIALARGKKNYDKRDSLAKKDQQRTIERAVKDRD
- a CDS encoding amidohydrolase, with the protein product MNLNEIKERVIKAIDENREVILQAGKAMYDNPEFGYKEFKGTEIVSNYFKNELGLEVEEGIAYTGCRARSNKDIEGPKVAILGELDAISCSDHADSNELGAVHACGHHIQIAGMLGAATGLVKSGILAELGGKVDFMATPAEEFVELGYRTKLREEGKIKYFGGKQEMIYNGSFDDVDMAVMFHALDLGDKKVLTGPVSNGFIGKTVKFIGKESHAGSAPHEGINALNAAMLGINNVHAQRETFKDSDRVRFHPIITKGGDIVNSVPADVRMEAYVRARTIEGMIDANKKVNRGLTAGAYAVGAEIEITELPGYLPILKHDSMEDVLEGNLEYLGLKDDMIKGGDFTGSFDFGDVSHIMPTLHPMFGGINGALHTREFKTVDDEIAILMPAKALALTVVDLLFAEGKKAKEILDNFKPVMTKEQYLEFMQSNDKVIKA
- the rnr gene encoding ribonuclease R, giving the protein MKQTKLDKQLEQLKKVLKGSKALTLDEITKALGWSPKYKKDNREILEHWLETGEIMKNKRNKYNIPENLGFVKGKFSNIKGKFGFVDTDTEGYFIPRSKFGTALDGDTVLINVTSPEGKGKKEGEIVNVLVREKNTIIGIFEKKENFGFVRPTQSFGRDIYIPKNFFNKAKDGELVVVEMTFWGSDEKKPEGKIVEKIGNPFDTDNMIKALILREGLSEEFPDDVLAEARQIPIIISPEEIKKRKDLRHLPIITIDGDDAKDLDDAVYVEKLDNGYYKLIVAIADVSHYIPTGSKLDKEAEKRGNSVYMVDRVLPMFPKEISNGICSLNPHEDKLTFSVELLIDSHGRAIDVQTYKSVINTAHRMTYTNVNKIIAKDPEMTEKYSDIVDMLFTMLELSKIIRAIKYNRGSIDFDLPEVKAVLDENKKVKYLKNIERGESERIIEDFMIMANEAVAEKLFWLEMPSVYRVHETPDPERVKNLSDTLSKFGYKIHSFEDLHPKKFQSIIEDSEARGINMIVHKMILMSLKQARYGVENLGHFGLSSNYYTHFTSPIRRYADLLIHRILNIALNGYPTKKQYGTLINYLPEVTTHISQTERKAMKIEDESVKIKVVEYMLDKIGDEFKATIVGFNNKKIFFETEEHVECFWDVTTAQNFYEFNENDYVMKDLDTGREFHLGDKMEILTVRADLQMLEIEVIPTEFHQEYTGRRKERRF
- a CDS encoding OmpP1/FadL family transporter, which produces MKFKQQLMILGVILSVNSFAGSIDYLSQQDAEYLAHPAMVGKIGVSGAYYNPAGLVWLEDGTYIQVNNQTHLKDYSMEYNGEKFKSDKASPAVPSVQIVKKAGDTAYFFHAGAIAGGGSVAYGGGIATFPEIADKFEGMLGEKFEAKFLSGSTIHGQSYYVAFQGGIARKFNETWSGAVGLRLIDAERKFKGEGNFEIAYKDIPNLKVNPKFDIDSERTAFGASGIFGLNYHPNDKFNLAMRYETETKLDFDNKESKLRKGFKDSVGVLGDKFYDIIGKDPAIKQWMSEGSGRRNLPAVAALGASYKVTEKTTLLASGNYYFIKEAGDDLGNFDHYDNGYEVAVGVDYELNEKWTLMTGYQYTNTGANEKTYTDTDYVLDADMYSMGAKYKYNSQLDIMGTYSFVQYKTDKNLKDITYKKRVSAIGLAAIYKF
- a CDS encoding DUF3100 domain-containing protein; the encoded protein is MNKNTINVFLVVTIISLVCEKIGKIQLGKVALFPMLFAVIIGMALTPDLLGKKVAKLREIIGEKEMKIASDMVMLILLMLGIKLGTFVGPNLDKIIQAGPAFLAQEFGHVLAPLVAVPLALKLGLNREAIGAGSSISREASLGVIGEKYGIASPEGSGVLGVYLAGTIVGTIYFGILGSLSIYSGLHPLALGMACGVGSGSMMTAAASSLAEVVGPEYAEQVFAYASTSNMLSGLTGVNILVFISLPFTEWYYKKLSPKFAKKEVKQNA